Below is a window of Theropithecus gelada isolate Dixy chromosome 15, Tgel_1.0, whole genome shotgun sequence DNA.
CCGGTCACTTTTTTCTCGGCCGTGGCACAAGTAATTAGGCCGTTCAGTAACTGGTCTCAGTTCCAGTTGTTTGAACCAGTCCAGGAAAACCCGCCTGGTGCCGTCCTTTTCCGTTCGCAACCGTGCCCCACACTTTCCCTGTTTTTGACGGGGTGATGCAACTTTTACTAGTTTGTGGTTTAGAGTGGTAATTTTCATCTGTTAACATAGAGGAACACACTTGTCTTCTTGTTGTTGAAGTGAGTGGTATAAGTTTTGGGGGCGACTCCCCGAAAATGAGCTTGATGGGAATTCGAAAATGTTTACTGGGGATGGTGATTTGGGCCATTATATATTAGCCGCAGTCATACAATTGAGGGCATTATTAAAGGAGTTTCATTTTAAGGCCGATTAAGAACTTGAGTGGACTTTCGGCCTTATTTTCTGCTAGTCTACACTGGCCAAATTTTGGGCTTCGAGGAACTTTTGCGTTTGAGTCCTGAAGCGATGTACCAGAACGTAGTGACTAATCGGTCAGTAAAATCAGACAGATTTTAAATGACCCTATCCCCCAATTAAACTAGACTGGGGGAAAGCGGGTAGGgacatttaaaatttgttgtcCTTCTTGTGTGCGGGACACTTCATTTAGGGCGTGGCTTCAGAGACCAGTTAACCCCTTTTTCTTACTAGGTAGTGACTAGAACGCTGCGTTCTGGGATACTACCAAGATTTCGGGGAGATAAAGCCCAGGCCATCGTTGGCCAAATTGTGACCTTGTTTTCTGTCTGCTGCCGTTGTAGGTTAGATTTCTACGAATGctatttaaggaagaaagaacaaaacagtgggtggtttctctttttctctccctcgcAGCAGCATGGAGTCTGTTTTCACATGAGGAATACTGAAGATTTCTATGGGTAGTAATAATTGCACCCTTTTGTATTCCTAGCTAGAAAAATACCATGTTTTTCTGGCTGTAGGTAAATTTCAAGTAGATTGTCTTAACTTTATAGTAATAACTATACAGTTCTAATCGTGTAATATGCTGGCACAGTGTTCAATTATGTGATGCTAATCAAGAGCCATATTGAGGATATCCGATAATGAACACAATGTAATAACCTTACTAAAACCTGGAGAATTATTCTGAAACACATCTGGTGCCAAGTGTTTAGGATAAGGATTTAAGGGTTGGTACAAGTTTCTTTTGGGGCATAATACTGAAAGTAAGTGAAGCTATTTCTCAGACTTCTTTCTGATGGCAGTAGGTCCATTTTTTAGTTTTAACATACTCAAATGATTTGTGTGTGGTAATGAAGAAGGTTTACATATCTGAAGTGATTTATTTTAACCCAGTAAAAATTAGAGCTGGTATTAATTGGCCAAGGCACTAACCTTTATGAAACAGGATAGTAATTTCCCCAGATAATTTTAAAGGGGAAACTAGTGATCATATACCGCTAAGGCATGAGTCTAGGGTGGTTTGTATTAATATGTAATGGTACAGCATGCAATGTAAACTTAAAAGGCTAGTATTTATTTTTCCCAGTGTGCAGTTATCTATATCTATCTTAGATTTTTCTTAATTGCAAACTTAATTTCCTAGTCCTTTTACGTGAAGGTCTTAATGTTTCTAAGGGCATAACAGTGGGTGCCCCCACTCCCACATCATGGAAGTCTGTTTTCGCAGGAGAAAAACTGGTAATATCTCTGGGCAGGTTTACAAATTAGTAATACTTGCACTATTTTGCTCTTCAACTGAAATAAACGTtagattttggaaaaattttcctTACGTGTAGTTTGAAAACTGTGTGGCAAAATATAGGTAGACTCTTCATATGGGCTTgatattttaaacagtttttaaacaGTTTTCCTTTATAAAGAAACCCTGATGGAGGAGAGCCTGTTTCCGCGTTTATGGAGAAGGGTGGTAACTTCTATCTAAATAACTTGTTGGTAGATTTATGTACTCTGTAAATTTGAAAGACAAAAGGTACAAAAGCACTACATTTCTCTTTGAGAATAATCAACAATATAGAAGATAGAAATAAGATAACAGATTATTTGTAGAGCCTTAAAAGTTAGATGTTAAAGCAGCATTTAAAGAATGTGGGTGATAACTGGTAAGAATTACAAAGAATCACCAATTACGAAGAATTGGTGAAAACTGCAAATTATGGTAGTAAGGTATGACTTCGTGGCCTTAAGGCAATCTAGCAACataaaagaatttttctgaggCTCACTTTGCCCTGCAAGTGAATTGGTACTTAACCAACCACAGACTAAAATTTAAGTTGATGACAGCTGGGTGCTTATAATGGGTTAGGGGTTCAGTTTACTGCGACTCAGAAAGTGACGAGATTGCACCTCATTCATCCCCATCCAACTGACTCACAGACATATCTTATACTGGTTAAAAATTTGGGTTGGTGGTTATGGATGGTTCAGTATAAAACTGTTGCTACTACTGGAGATGGTAAATATGGGGCTGAGAATTGTGACTTCTATAAAATCCTTTTTATGGTAATTGAGTAAAAGTTCTTACTCAATTTGGGGAAGGAGATTTGTCTGGCAAATCTTTGACAGAATGCTTAGGGATACTCTTAATGATATAGATTTGTTTTTGAGAACTCGTACAGTTGTACATATTGATGGTTTAACTTTGAAGGTTATTCCATGCTTGCCTAAGAAACTGAACAATGTAAGTTTTGGATATAGGTCAGTAAGTTAACTGGAAAACTGTGAGGTTGCACACAATGTGTATGTGCAGTTagtggttttctgtttttaattatgaACACAGTACTTGAAGTATAAAGCAACTTCTGGAGCATACAAGGACTGGTAGTTACTACAAAGCTAGTGTTGGGAAGAGGAAACCCAAATTAACTGTAACTTACATTTTTCCTTACATAAAAGTCTAATAATCTGGGACACGGATAACAGCTCTACAGTCAGGGAGTAGGCTGGGTCCTTACCTCTTGTTGCTTTACCGTTCTCAATTTACTGTTGCTTCTGTGGTCCTAGCCTCCTGCTCTGGCTCCCTGATCGTATTAATGTACATTCAACAAGAAGGAGACAAAGAAGAGTTCAACATGTTCTTTCCCTTTGAGAAAACTTTTCATAATAAGTTACACATTTTCTTATATCTTGTTGGCTTATGATTTGGAGGCTGGTTAACCATATGCTCAACTTATATTTTGGGGTTCTATTCCTGAAGAAGATTCAGGCAACTGGTAAGCATTCTCTGGTAAGAGAAAAAGATTAATCCTAAGGAAAATGCCTTCTGCTTTTGGATTGTGCACTCTTAGCTCCCTAATTTGAACATAGGCCATCACATCAGAATTAAAGGTAGTAGAGTGTAATTCTCAGTATTAAAGCAACAGAGTTGCTAAAGGGACATGTATAAAGCGACAGTTGTAGAAAAGGCACTGGACTAATACTTGGCTGTATCTTTTAACAGGCATGTTATGTTAcccagagaactttccaaacaaGTACCTAAAACTCATCTGATGTCTGAAGAGGAGTGGAGGAGACTTGGTGTCCAACAGAGTCTAGGCTGGGTTCATTACATGATTCATGAGCCAGGTAAGCTTTGCTATATTATAGTAGAGCAGTAATTGTTGAAATATTGGTGGTTATGgttgtcaaaattttaaaaatatcattgacATCAACTGATATCTCAAAGTAACTCTTCTGATaagttagtttttttaaatgacttatttCTTGACTCTGGAGAGAGATCCAattttatggtaaaataaaataccacaggaGTGAAAGTAACACATTATTCTACTTGGAAAATAATGTAAGaactaaaaaaagatattttaaaatctgtatcgTTAACAGTATCCCAAAGCATTTTACCATAAATATATCCTAAGACAAgtgttcttttttgtgtgtgaaaattgATTTAATTTAAAGTGATTCACTCTTCAGCCCTCTTAAAGGATAGCTACCACATGAAGTTTAAATGAGGTAATAGCATATGAACTCAAATGTGTTTATGGGTATCTTATGCTATTATGTGGTATTAACAAAAAGTTGTTCAGGTATTAAATAGTAAACTCAAACTTTGTGAGTTTTCTAAACTAAAACAATGTGGGTTAAATTCTATTTTTGGGTTATCAGTAAATCTAACTTACAGCATTTATGTTTTGAACAAAATTTGAAGACATACTATAGAAGCTGAAGTAGGTGGAACTAAAACTATCGTGCTTTCTCCTCTGCtgttaaagaaaaacattgcatTGAAAACTCTGAAAGAACTCATCGCTTTCTTGGGATTGAGATACGTAATCCTATTAGAATTCAGTCCAGATAATACAAAAGCAACTGAATAACTTAAGTGCAGATTTCTGTGCCCCACCTATTGAAGCAGAATCTGTGGGGATGAGCATTAGTATGAGATCCTGTAGATGATTTGAAAGAGGTGTTTTTCCCTATAAAGAggtaatctttttacttttaatctatttacTGTAGACAGTAACTTTGaagtaaaattcattttagaTACCTCAAACCAGTTAATAGTGGACTCGGTTTATTTTATTCTGGCTTAGTTGAGAATGCTTTTGAATTTCTGATGAGTATATGAAAaccatattaaaataattcaaaacattttctttctacaGAACCACATATTCTTCTCTTTAGACGACCTCTtccaaaagatcaacaaaaatgAAGTTTATCTGGGGATCAATACATCTTTTCCAAAtttaatgtatatgtgtatataaggTAGTATTCAGTGAATACTTGAGAAATGTACAAATCTTTCATCCATACCTGTGCATGAGCTGTATTCTTCACAGCAACAGAGCTCAGTTAAATGCAACTGCAAGTAGGTTACTGTAAGATGTTTAAGATAAAagttcttccagtttttctcttaaGTGCCTGTTTGACTTTACCTGTTACTTTTGTTCAATAAAGTTTGTATGTTGCATTTATCACTTTCAAGTTTTTGAGGTATATTTTCTTACAGTTAATTTGTGACTATTGAAATTGATTTCAGTGTTACAGTTTTAGCTCTGAGGAAGTTAACTTACCTTAAAGATCATGTTAAATGAGTTTAAAACAGTGTGGTATGATCTGGATACCATTTAATTCacttaatttagaaattaagaacCAGGGATATGTTTAAAGCCAAAGTAGATTTTACCTCTTGAATTCCTAGAGAATTGGCTAGGACAGGAAAGCCCAAATTAATACTATCTGGGCTACTTCACTGTCACTGGCCACTAGTGGTCTTGGGAGAAACCTCTTAACTTTTTTATCCTCGTCTGCATTTCCAAGGTAGGGATAATGTTTCCTATAaagtaacacatttttaaaggttcAAAAACACTGTAAAACACCTTTGCCTTTTTAGCTTCTAGGAAAGTGTTTTCGGAGTTAGATGCAGACATAGGCTGTTTAATTAATTGCTATGCTATAGAAACAAATCAGCAGCCAGCATACATCAGGTCCCTTGGTTAAGAAAGGGTGTCTTTACACATGAGCGCAATGAATTTTGAAGGTTGTGATTAGCAGCAACCTAGAATCTACTTCCCCAACctcactgccaccaccacagGATGTGTCACAGGTAACaacagaaatgacaaaattaaactTCATTACACTTTTGGGTAGACCCAATAGTGCTGAAAGAAAGGTGACAGCTACCCCTCAACTTCCAGCATAAATTCCTGCTGGACCAGACCCTAAGGTTCACTTCTGCTAGAGGCTGTGTAGTGAACTGAGACCTGGACAGAAATCTGAAAAAACTGGAACTGCACCTGTCTCACTTGCTTGAAATACTTGGTATTCAATGGTAGAATTAATAAGTCTGTGCAAGGGACAGAGGAAACCTACAATTTGCCTCAATCCCCATTATTTTGGCCTATTTTGCTGACATTTTCTGTCCCTTAAACCCACTTGCACTTTCCTCCAAGCCTTTGAGTGAGGGAAGTTCCTCCTCCATCTATTGAAATCCACTGCATTCTTCCCTGTACTTTCGGTCAACCTCCTATCCCTGCTGCACCTTATACATTTCTCACAGTATTTAACGAATTTGCTCTGTGTAGAactgtttttttccttgtgaaaATTATGCTATTCTATCTCTTGACCATGTCTTAGCACTTTTTTTAATTTTCGAAAGAAACCGAGCGgcgatttaaattattttctgtggcTACTTACAAACAACGTTTCTGGAAATTTAGGATACCAATAGAGTCTTGTAGGCTTTCCAGGTTTGCAGGACCTACAGGGTATGCAATTCCTGTAAGTCACCAATCTTGAGGAAATTTTAGGGAAATGCAGTGGCGGGGGTGGGAGTAATGTCGGcctcctcagtttccttattagTAAATCTTCCTCCTCTTCAGGTGACTGCTCAAAGGTCACCTCAGCGAGAGGCCTTTCCGGACTAGCCCATCCCATCGTAACGCTAGACTCTTGAGGCCCAGGGGACAAGAGTAAATCACGGCCTCTCAGTTTCTAGTCGCTGCTGCCTTGGTGGAGACTATCTCGAATATCCCAGCAATAAAAGGCAGATCTGAGATTCCCGTAAGCTACTATGGGTCCCCAGCCCAGAGGACTCCGGGATCCGCATTTCCCGCAAGCTCCCCACAGCCCTCCACGTGCAGCCCGCGCAGGTCCAGTGCCGCGGCCGCCGCGTACTTCCGGCCGGAAGGAAGAGGAGGCTCTGTCGCTTTTCTGTGACGCACTTCCTGGCGTCGCCTGCGAGGGCGGAAACGCTTTGTCTGTCAGGCCAGCCGACAGCCGGCTGCTGGTCTCCCTAACGCGGCCTCCTCCGCGCCTCGCGCCATGGCGTCGGAGGGGCCGCGGGAGCCCGAAAGCGAGGTAAGGGCCGCCCAGGCCGACGGGGACTCTCTCGGCAGCCTCAGCCTGTCGGCCTGCTTCGCACTGGGGCCTCGGTCGGGCGGTGACTGGGCTGGTCCAACGGGCGTGGGTCGGATGCTGGTGACGGCACGGGAGCGCCCTACCGGGTGGCCACGATCTTCGCGCCCCGCCCAGGGTCCGCCTTGGGGTGGCGGTCAGCGGCCGCAGACCCCGCCCACAGTTAGCGCCGCGTCTACGGTGCGTTGTCACCAAGCGCAGTGACTGCGGCCCAGCGCCGCGCTCCCCGCAGTCGGGTCGGGGGGACTCTGGCGAGCTTCCCGCGCTCTTGGGAACGGATAGATTGTTTTAAAGGACCCTGCGTTTTTCTGAACGTCGTTCTCCGGTCTACGTACTCAGCAATGCCACTAGAAGGCGCCCTGGCGATCGCATGCATTATTTTCAGACCCATAAAATTCTCGGTGAAAGTCAATGTCTTACGAAGTAactaaaaactaaagaaagaaatctatTGAATTCAAATTTCAAAGGCTCGTGGTGATATTTTCTGGCAAAGCAAGGTTTGGTATTTCAATAAAGCAAGACTTAGGGGTTCATGAGTAAAATGCATATGCTTTTGTGCAACTTTTTCAAGAAAATGTAATGGAAATAAACGTCTGCAGTGTGTTTTGGGTGCTGTAGTTAAACATTCCACGTGTATGTTTGACTGCAGTAGTTGTACTGTGTGCCTTCTACAGTTCTGTTATTTCTAAGTGAATCTCTGGTAAAACACCCTTATTCCAAGATTAAAATTGCAGAAACGTTATCAGGTGTGATCTTAACTATATATAACCTGggttaaattttatttccacttGAACTGGTTGTCCTTATTTTTCACTCTTAATGTTTGTGGACTACTGCCTTTTCTAACAAAAAAAGCATTGGGGAGAAATCGTTAGCAAGCAGGTGCTTGTCTTTACGAGGCAGAAGTGTTTAAACAACATCGGGAACATTTCTGGGGCTATTAGGAACACctcttgggttttttgtttgtttacatttgcTTGATATCTGAATGTTTGTAGCCaaaacctcattttttttcctcagggcATCAAGTTATCAGCAGATGTCAAACCATTTGTCCCCAGATTTGCCGGACTCAATGTGGCATGGTTAGAGTCCTCAGAAGCATGTGTCTTCCCTAGCTCTGCAGCCACATACTATCCGTTTGTTCAGGAACCACCAGTGACCGAGTATGTATCTTTCTAAATGTCTTGCCTGGGACTTGCTTTTTGGATTTAATGGTGATTAGACTTTCAAATACTCGGCAGTTACTGCACTCAAGTTCTGCAGATGGCAGAGAATGCTCTTCAGTCAAGAGGAGTCTGAGCCAGTAGCACAACTTAACTGTAAACTGTGCCAAAAAACAGAAGCTTTAAttcccctttttttccttcatactCATTGTTATTTTCGGCAAAGAAGTGATAGAGACTGCATTGCATTTGTTAGTAAGAAATGCAGtttcaggccaggcgctgtgactcacgcctgtaatcctagcactttgggaggccgaggtgggtggattgatcacctgaggtcaggagttcaagaccagcctggccaatatggtgaacccctgtctccacaaaaatacaaaaattaaccaggtgtggtggcggacacctgtaatgccagctgtggtggtggacacctgtaatgccagctattcgggagactggggcaggagtatcccttgaacgcgggaggcggagattgcagtgggctgagattgcaccactacactcaaaCCTTgttgacagagcaaggctctgtctttaaaaaaaaaaaaaaaaaaaaaaatcccgttTCAGGGTTCATTTGTTCATATGGTTTAAAATTATGTCATGTATCTAATGGGAGATGAAATGTGGAAGGAAGGGCAAAGGAAGGACCAGATAAACATACTCCTCATTTTTAAGGTTAACGTTTTAAAATCTTGttcagggaaggggaggggactaGCAACCATAGTTGCCTCTGTGTGGATAATTTTTTGGAAATTGTTGACTTTTGCTTTCCACCGTTTTACTTTATATCTGTTATATGGAGAGGAATTTTACACATTTCAGGTTTAAGTTCATCTAAATTTGAGTTGAAAGAAGGCTTAtatttttccttacattttctttttcattctcaaGATTCATTCTCTAGGTATTTACAAAATGGCTTCCTCTTGTAGCTGAATTTAGACAAAAAACATATTAATCTTTCACATAATTGTGTAGATTTATTTGTAGACCTATTTTTAAGATTTGCATCAGGTGTAGTTCTAATCTAAGAATCCTTGTGCTTTGTTCTTCTTTGGTATGATTCAaacttgtttccttttatttgtgcCTGCATGGTGTGATTGAAAATAGTTTGTACTGTATATAAATTCTAGAATTATATTTGCAAGAATGAGAATTATAATGAATAAGAAAATCATTGAGCTGTCTGGTGTATTTAGGAAATACTGAAAGTTGTGTTTTTTTGACAAAAGTTGAAACATTACCTTTATGTGCTGGAATTTGGTCTTTGGTAGGAATACCCTATTTTTCCACTGCATTTCATCCATTGGAAAGGGGAGTTTGGCGTGGGTCTCACCTGAGTTGTTCCCTACCTTGAGTGTCTCacataacaaaatacaaaaatatatgtcaGTGATAAGAGCTCAAAGCCATCTGCTAGGTGGTATTCCAGTTACTCAAAATAGTTGTGGAAAATATTCACATGGCTGAAGCAACATTTTGGCAGTAACATGAGTGGAGACTAATCAGAGACTCAAGAATGGGCAgtgctgaatttaaaaattagttttcttggccgggtgtggtggctcacgccagtaatcccagcgctttgggaggctgaggcgggtggatcgcgaggtcaggagtttaagaccagcctggccaagatggtgaaacaccatctctactacaaaaatacaaaaattagccagttgtggtggtaggcgcctgtaatcccagttactcagaaggctgaggcagagaattgcttgaacctgagagatggaggttgcagtgagctgagactacgccactgcactccagcatgggaaacagagcatgactctatctcaaaaaaaaaaaaaaaaagttttcttaactctttttttttttttaagctttgatTTATGACCAAGGAAAAGTATTCATGCCTGGCAAGAACACAAGGATAAGGAAGGCATTAAGTTGAAGAGAAAGAGTTAGAAAGGAAAAGAGCCTTTAAAGTGGGAATGAAATAATGAGACTTCACGTAGTTGAGAATTGGTTATCTGGGCAATTCTAATATAGATTAAAAATTGCATTGCTATAGTCAAGATTACATGTAAATGTAATCTTGCTGCTGTGACAAAAGGAATAGAAGTTTCTGAAAcaactatttccttttttttttttttacttattcaaCTACATAGCATCCTAAGTCATCTTTGTATGTCCCCTTCCCTCATCTTTCCTTAAAGAAAGTATAGTAACCTTTTCCAGAATCAGTTCTCCAGTACCTTTCATGGTGCACTCAAGGATGCTCATTTATTCGTTTGGAATTAATTATTGAAAGTCTTCCATAGTTTTGAAGTGATGGAGATGAAAATGAACATACCAGACTCTTCCATATTTATGTTATAGGACGAGACAAAGAAATTAGAAGTAGTCTGACAGATAACATTTGCCATGTTTGGAAAATACTGATTATTTGCTGATAATCAAATTTGCCTATGCAAACAAGTGTGTTCCAAGTAATGTCCGTTGTCATCGTATATCCTTTGTGACAAGTCCTGTGTAACCCATGTATGAGGATGTGTGCCTTTTGTTTGGGTATTATTGTATACTTTCACTTCTTTCATGGTTACCACAATCCATGAGGTGGCAGGCAGATGTAATGTTATTTTTGCACATGGGAAACTGAAGCTAGAAATGTTTGTTCATACTAATTCAAATAGGTGGCACCAGAACCAGAATTAACATGCTGTTCTCTAAAACTGCTACCGCTGTTGACAAGAGGTAGTTGAGCATTTTCACCATCTGTCAATATACTGTGAAAATTTTAGCACCAAATGATGTTTTTGAGTTAAAGCAGATCAGCTATGAGAAGAACTAGTGGTATACAACATCTGTGGGTGTTGTAAGCAGAAAGATAAGAGGTTCTGAGTCAGAATGTGTCTGATGGGTGACATAAGAAGGGTGCAGAGGAGACTGCACCAGGGAAAAAGACAGAGATAGAGCCTTGGAGGGCAGGTGAGAGCCAGGCAAGCAAAGTCCAGGCCAGGGAGCTTTTCAAGTCATGTGATGGTCAAGCCAGACCCAACGGGTGCCTGGAGGAAGAGGCAAGAAGGAGGTACTGGGAGACCTGGAAGCCATTGGTAGGAAAGGGGCAAAGGGAAGTGGAGCCAGAAGACCAGCAGGTATTGCACAGGTACTTAGACATTTTGATTTTAGTGCGGATGGGGCAGCGTAGGACAGTGAATGAGAAACAGGTGTGTTACTGTGGGTTTAGTGTCATCTGGACCACTCCTGGCATCTGGAATTTCCCAGATATGCCATTTGAAGCCACACCAGATGCTGTGAGTTACTGCTTTGATATTCtgtattttgtgttgttttctgcATGTAATTGTGTTTGCACTGGATGGAAATGGAAAATACCAACTTTCCAGAGGAGGAAGGACCGGTGAGGGGACAGAAACCCAGATGACTTATCCAGAATGGAAAACTGGATTGTGATTGAGCTAGGACCCCAACCAAGGTCTGCTGACTCCTAGCTGAAAATTTCCTGGATGGCAGCAGTCGTCAAAACCAATGGACCCTGTCCCTGCTTTCCTTTTTAGCTACatttcatttatctgttcatGTATCTATTTGTTGAACTTGGGAATAgtctttttcacatttcttttttctgtcaacCCATCTTCTTTTATGAAGAACAGATTATCCACCTTCCCTGACACTTGCACCCCACTAGCTTTTCTGAACTACAAACAAAATACAGCACAGAATTCACAGGAACATGTAGGCAGTGGGATGAGGCTTTGAGCCTCTTTTCTACAAAGAGCTAGTCCTCAGTGCTGTATGTTTGGAGCAGTGCTAGGCCAGTTGTTTTGTGGGACAAAGGTCAGTAAAAAgggttttatttgatttttaattgggAATATTTCATGTTAAAGTTACTTACCTGTAAGTAAAAGATCTTAGAAAATCTAAGTTAACATATCATGAAATAGTATACAGTGAGATGAGGTAATATATGATTAAGTTCTGGATAGAAGTGAAAGCAGTAAACATTATTACATTATAGGTAGAGCCTGTAGTCTTCCTTTCTTATTCAGTATAGTCTCTTATTTGCAGCGCATTAGAAATATGATTTCTAGTAAGCAATGCTTATGCTCATAGCTCCTGACCACGTAACAGTTTGAAAGTCTTACAGGGTGTGTCATGATTAGGTTTGGATTTTTCTGCCTTTCAGTGTACTGGTACATTTTGGAATAGCTCTGGAAATTAACAGAAACATTTGCTGGAATGAGGAGGTcactatttgtattttaaatcagTTGCTTAGCATTTTGTCATTGTATCAGCTTTCATGGGGAAAAGGTTGAAACCTGTAGCCTTGTATCAAAttggctaaaaaagaaaaattagtgttaaattatattttggttTAGTCTAGCAGCTTGGGATAAATTGAGGCAATAGCAGCTTTCAAAGCTGGCATCCATCTTGTTAGTAAAGTGTGTGGTTTCCATACACAGTGCCATGCAGTGTCTCCTTTGCACTCTGGCCCTGACAGTCAGCAAAGCGCAGGATGTCATGGTGGGTTTGGAGCAGGGAAGTGCTGGAGAAAACCATTTGCAGCAGGCCTGATGGAGATATTGCAGGCTATTGCGTCCTCCCTCAGTGAGAGAATGGTCTTTTGGGGCATTTTGGCCAGGGTTGCTGGAAGGGCTTTCCCAAATACTTGGTAGCAGCTGAGTGAAAAGCTGCTGGAGCATCTTCTGGCCCTGTTGATGTTTCTTATGGACTTCCAGCTCATTAGTGAAAAAAATAGAGTCAACATCTTTCTTTGTAGGAAAGAAACACTCAGAgattttatttggcttttaattttttaattaaggatATTTCAACGCTAGAGTGAATggtctcaaaaatattaaatgttaagtTTGAATTAGTTTATTACAGAAAAGCTTCTTGGTTTGCAGTATGAAATCTGCAACTAAAGTTTACACTTTTTACTTAGGCAGAAAATATATACTGAAGACATGGCCTTTGGAGCTTCAACTTTTCCACCTCAGTATTTATCTTCTGAGATAACTCTTCATCCATATGCCTATTCTCCTTATACCCTTGACTCCACACAGAATGTTTACTCAGTGCCTGGCTCCCAGTATCATTATAACCATCCCAGTTGTTACCGAAGTTTTCAAACAGTGAAGCATCGAAATGAGAACGTGTGCCCTCTCCCACAAGAAATGAAAGCTCTGTTTAAGGTGAGTAATGATGTCATTTTGTTGTGTCCTTTAGTTGGTTgctttaatgtttaaaatgtaaagaaatggtAAATTTGTACATCATATTTAAGcactgtgtatttttttgtatttaaccttttaaaaattgttgaattaTGAATACTTAAGATTTTGGtactttaaactttttatagTGGTGGTTTTATTTCATGTTGCTTTTTAATCTTTCCTGCAGAAAAAAACCTATGATGAGAAAAAAACGTATGA
It encodes the following:
- the CKS2 gene encoding cyclin-dependent kinases regulatory subunit 2, coding for MAHKQIYYSDKYFDEHYEYRHVMLPRELSKQVPKTHLMSEEEWRRLGVQQSLGWVHYMIHEPEPHILLFRRPLPKDQQK